The following proteins come from a genomic window of Bradyrhizobium paxllaeri:
- a CDS encoding MOSC domain-containing protein — protein sequence MDATSPARITGIYRYPIKGLTPEQLGRAELKPGQTLLADRRYAIENGPSGFDPAEPKWMPKLHFLMLMRDEWLAGLRTHFDDESQVLSLRQNGEIAAQGNLATAEGRQAIENFFATAFAGQIKGPPKVLESPGHSFSDVARKVVSIINLASVRAIEDIVGAPVHPLRFRGNLYVEGWPAWHEFDLLDRTLAVGDVRLKVVKRIVRCAAINVDPDTGQRDLAIPPALQRRLGHADCGIYAEVITGGTISAGDAIAAEQAALL from the coding sequence CCATCAAGGGCCTGACCCCGGAGCAGCTTGGCCGCGCCGAACTGAAGCCCGGACAGACGCTTTTGGCCGATCGCCGCTACGCCATCGAGAACGGCCCGTCCGGGTTCGATCCGGCGGAACCCAAATGGATGCCGAAGCTGCACTTCCTGATGCTGATGCGGGATGAATGGCTCGCCGGCCTGCGCACCCATTTCGACGATGAGAGTCAGGTCCTCTCGCTTCGCCAAAATGGCGAGATCGCAGCCCAGGGCAACCTGGCGACGGCCGAGGGCCGGCAGGCAATCGAGAATTTTTTCGCCACCGCCTTTGCCGGCCAGATCAAAGGGCCGCCGAAGGTGCTGGAGAGCCCCGGCCACAGTTTTTCGGACGTCGCCCGCAAGGTGGTCTCCATCATCAACCTCGCCAGCGTCCGCGCCATCGAGGATATCGTCGGCGCGCCAGTCCATCCGCTTCGTTTCCGCGGCAATCTCTATGTCGAGGGCTGGCCGGCCTGGCACGAATTCGATCTGCTTGACCGCACGCTTGCGGTCGGCGACGTCAGGCTCAAGGTGGTGAAGCGCATCGTCCGCTGCGCCGCCATCAATGTCGATCCCGATACCGGCCAGCGCGACCTCGCCATTCCGCCGGCGTTGCAGCGCCGGCTCGGCCATGCCGATTGCGGGATCTATGCCGAGGTCATCACCGGCGGCACGATCAGCGCAGGCGATGCGATCGCGGCGGAACAGGCGGCGTTGTTGTGA